A window of Desulfovibrio sp. UIB00 genomic DNA:
CGGATACGCCGCAGATGCATCCTTTGCATGGTGATCTGCCGCAGCCGGAACTGTACGCCATTGGCTGGAACCAGGCCGATCTGGAAGGCTCTGTTGCCGGGCCGCAAAACATGATCTTGCTTGGCGGTCAGGGGAGCCTTTTGGGTGAAGCCTTGGCGCCGCTTGCGCACGCGCACCGTCCCTTGCCCTTGCAGGCGGATGAAGCCCGCGCTCTGGCGCGTGAAATCCTTGCTGGCCCCACAGACCATCTGCTCTGGCTGCCCAGCTTGAAGTCTGGCGCGCAAAACGACACGTGGCCGCTCTGCGCCCTGTTGCAAGAGGTTTGCAGTGGTGGTCTGCGCCGACCCTTGCGCGTCACCGTTGTGGGCAGCGGGGCCTTTGTGCCGGATACCCCCGCCCATGAACCGCATCAGGAATGTTTGCCGCAGGGCGCATTGTATATGGGGCCGCTGCTCTGTCTGCCGTGGGAAGAACCCAGGATTTCCTGCGCCTATGTGGAGCTTGAGGAGCAGAACGCAGCTTCCGTAGCGGCCCTTGCGGCCAGCCTCGGGCTGGTTGACGGGCCGTATGTGGCGGCTTGCAACGGCACTGTGCGTGTGCGTAAGCTGGTCAAGCTGCCGCCTGCGCCTGCCTCTGCTGCCATGCCTGCCATCACAAAGGACGGTTGCGTGGTGATTACCGGCGGCCTCGGGGGCATGGGCCAGACGCTGGCGCGTCAGATTTATGAGCGTTATGGCGCGCACGTGGTTTTGCTGCACAGAAGCAGCCAGTTGCCGCCCCATGCGCTGGAGGGCGTGCCCTTTGCCGCCTTCCGCTGCGATGTCACGGATGCCGCGCAGGTTGAAGAGGTTTTTGCAAAAATCCGGAGCGAGGTCGGCCCGGTGCAGGGTGTCATTCATACGGCTGGCGTGGCTGGCAGGGGCTACCTGCTGACCAGTGAGAGGCAGGGATACGAATCCGTGCTGGCCCCCAAGGTGGCTGGAACCTGGAACCTGCACAAGGCAACCCTTGGTGATGATCTGGCCTTTTTTGTGCTGGCTTCATCGCGCACGGCCCTTGTGGGCGCGCCGGGGCAGAGCGACTACACAGCCGCCAATGCCTTTTTGAACGCCTTTGCCGGGTATCGCCGCCGCCTTGGGCTGCCCGCGCTTTCCATCAACTGGAACACATGGTCGGGTGTGGGCATGGCTGTTCGCGAGGGACTTGGCAACGGGCCGGAGGCCGCGACCATGCTTGCGCCTCAGCAGGCCCTTGCCGTGCTTGAGGCTGCGCTCGCCAGCGGCGAGGAGCTTGTGGCTGTGGGCATGACGGGCGAAAACGCAGAGGATTTCGCCCTTAACGGCCTGCCCGGCAGCGCGTCAATCAGCAGCAGTGCGGCGAAGGGCAATGCCACGCAGGCGCAACCCGGCGTTAATGCCGACAGTCTTGATGGGGCAGCTCTGCTTGAGATTATCCGCGATTGCCTTGGATATGACAGACCGCTGACCAGAGAGGACGACTTTTTTGATCTGGGTGGCGATTCCATTGCCGCAACGCGTATTGTGAACCGGCTGGACAAGGAGGCGGGGCTTGCCCTCGCTGTGGCGGATCTGCTGGAAAGCGACACCCTCGGTGATATTGTCGACTGCGCCCTTGCCTCGCGCAAGCCAGCGCAGCCGCTGCAAAAGAACGAGGAAACAACACCAGTTCTGGATAAGTACCCCGTGGGCAACGAGCAGCTTGCCATCCTGTATGCCGACATGGTCAGCGAGGGCGATCTGGGTTTCAACCTGCCAGCATTCCTTGTGATGCCGCCAGATGCAGATGCGGCGCGACTTGAAAAGGCCCTTGCCCAGATTGTGGCGCGGCATGAGGCGCTGCGCACCAGCTTCTGCGACTTTGAGGCCGAGCGTCCGGCCATGATTATTCATCCGTTTACGGGATTTACCCTTGAAGAAAGGCGCATCCCCGATCTTGCGCACAAGGATGACATTATCCGGCCCTTTAACCTGCGCAACGAAACAGGCTTTCGCGCCTGCCTGCTTGTGACCGATGCGGGTGAAAAGATCTTGTTCATTGACCTGCACCACGCCCTTGGGGACGGCAGAACCATGTCGCTGCTCAATGTGGAGCTGTACCGCCTGTATCACGGGCTGGAGCTTGCGCCTGTGACCGCGCAGATGAAGGATATCGCCTGGCGGCAGGTCATGCATCCCGATCCCGAAGCGGCAGCCTACTGGCAGAATATTTACAAGGGTGAATTGCCTCGGCTGGACCTGCCCGCATCGCTTCCCCGGCCCCGGGTGCACACGGGCAGAGGCGGCACGTATGAATTCGACCTCGCGCCGGAACTTGTGCAGGCCATCAAGGGGTTGGCCCGCAGGGAAGGATTGACCAACTATCAGGTTTCGCTCTGCGCCTGGAGCCTGCTGGCGCAGGCCTACACCGGCTCGCAGGATATTGTGGTCGCTGTTTCAATGGACGCGCGGGGCGAACATCTCAACACTGCGGGCATGCTGGCATCAGTGCTGCCGTTGCGTTTCAGCGTGGACCCCGACCAGCCTCTTTCCGCCCTGCTGCGCGCCACGCGGCAGGTCAGCAACGAGGGCATGCGCCACCGCGCCTACATCCTTAACAATCTGCTGGCCGACCTCAGGCAGACTGCATGGCCGGACAGATCGCCCCTGTCGGAGATCATCCTCTCGTACATGAACTTTGAATTTGCCGCCGAAGGGCAGGGCCTGTTTGAATCCCTGCGGTTCAGCAAATTCTCCAGCAAGACGGATCTTTCCATCTTTGTGAGCGATATTGGTGAGAGCATAAGCATTGCCCTTGAATACTACGCAGACCTGTTCAGCGAGGCCGATGTGCTGCGCATGGCCCGCGATTATGTGCATATGCTTGAGCTTATGACCTCCGCGCCTGCGGGTGCGCCGCTGCACTTTACACCTACTGACCTGCCGTGCGCCGCTGGCGGTGCGGTCAGCCTTGAAACGTGCGAGGCCTTGGCCCCGGCAGCCGTGCGGCAGGGCATTGAGGCCGTGGCGGCTGGCAAGGGCGCATCTGCCGAGGCTGTGTTGCTGGCGGTGTTTGCCGTGCTGCTGGGCAAGGTGACCCAGCAGGAGCAATTAGTGGTGGAAGTGCCGCCAGAGCGCGCCATCAGGTTCCGCATTGACGACAATATGGAGTTTGAAGAATTGCTGGCCTTCACGCAAAAGGGGCTGACGGATAAGGTCGGTATGGGTGATGTTGACCACGGGGTCTCTGGCCTTGCTGATGATGACATGCCCCTCATGCAAAGTGCCCTGCGTCTGGGTTTTGCATTTGCGCGGGGGGGCGTCTCTATCCCTGATGCGCAAGGGAGGGGGTATGGTCTTTTCTGCTCGGTCCAAGAACAGAAGGAAGGTCTGGCCCTGCATTTTGCGTATGATCCGCAGCAGCTTGGCGCGGAAACCGCTCAGGACTGGCTGACTTATTACGGGAATTTTCTTGAAGGCATAATTGAAGGGGCGGCATGATGAAGTTATCGGATTTTTCCTTTGCCACTCCAGAAAAAAAATCTGCAAGGCCAGAGTCTGCCAGTATTTCCTGCTCTGGCCCGCATACTGCGAGCGCCACGCAGGCAGGGGGGGAGTTTGCCAGCCTTGAGCATCTGTTCCGCAGCATTGCTGACGCAAGGCCAGAAGCCGAAGCTCTGACCGGGGGCGGCCCTGGGCTGACCTTCAGGGAGCTGGACGTTCTTTCGGAGCGCATTGCCCGTTTCATCCTTGCGCAGGGTTATGGGCACGAGGCTGTGGTGGGCGTACTGTGCGCGCGCGGCGCGGTGTATCTGGCTGCGGCTCTGGGCGTCATGCGGGCCGGCGCGGTGTACCTGCCCGTGGAGCGCGAGCAGCCGCAAGGCCGCAAAGAGGCCATGCTGCGGCCTGCAAGCCTGATTATTGCCGACAGCGCCTGCCTGCGCGAGGCCGAGTATTTTCACTACAGAAATCCCGGCATCCGGCACGTACTCTGCCTTGATGCGCAGGAGTATGACGATGCCGCCGAAAAAGGCACAGGCCTTGTGAGCACGGAATACTGGGAGCAGGTGGCTCAGGCTGGCAGCGACATGGGCTGGAAGAGTGACTTTGACTCCGCCCCCTGCCCGCAAAGCGAACTCGCGGCCATGGCCGCTGCCGTACTTGAAAAATGCGGGCTGGCTCACAAAGCAGAGGCTCCCAGCGCGGAAGATTCCCGCGCAGGCTGCAAAGTGCTGGATGTGGGCAGCGGGTCTGGTTGCGTGGCGCAAGCGCTTGCCAAGGCCGTGCAGGAATATGCGGCTGTGGATCTGGCCCGCAATGAACTCAGCCGCCTTGCCAGTTTTGACGCTGCCGCCAGGGTGACGCCGTATCGTATGGAAGCGGCGGACATTCATTTTCTTGAAGGTCAGGCCTTTGACGTGGTGGTCATGAACGGCGTGGTGGAAAATTTCCCCGGCTACAACTATCTGCGCAGGGTGCTGCATCACGCCGTGGAGATGCTCACGCCTGACGGCCTCGTTTTTGTGGGGGCGGTGCGCGATCTGGATTGCCGGGACGACCTGCGGGCTGCCTTGCAGGCCCATGCCCTTGCCACTGGCGATCAATCCGGCTTGCTGCGGCTTGATGCCTCTGCCGAGCTGTTTGTTCCCCGCCAGTTTTTTACGGAGTGGGCGGCGCGCTGCCCTGTGCCGGTGCAAGTGACGTTCTCGCCTTGTGTGCTGGGGAAAGACCGTGAGCAAAGCCGTGCAGATGGCGGCGAGCAGCACGGGGCGCAGGCCTTCCGCTATGATGTGGTCATCCGTCCAGGCGGTAGCCGCCCCCAGGTTACGCTTTCGCGTTTTGGCGCGCAGTATCTGCCGCCTGCGGGCGGGCAAGCCCTGCCCCCATGCGAGCCATCTCAGGCGGCCTACATCGTGTATACCAGCGGTTCAACAGGCACTCCCAAGGGGGTGGTGGTTGAGCACTGCAACCTCATGCACATTTTGCGCGCCTTGCGGCCCTATGCGGCGGGCTGCGAAAGGGTGGGGCTGGTTGCGCCCCTGTCGTTTGACGCCTCGGTGCAGCAGTTGGCTGTGTCTGTCTTCAGCGGCAAAAGCCTGCACGTGCTGTCAGACGAAGAACGCAAGAACCCCTCGCTTTTTTGCGCCTGCGCGCGTGAGCGCGGGCTTGACCTGTGCGACATGACACCCGCGTTTTTCAACGTGCTTACAGACTGGCTTGCCGAGCAACGCCAGCCTTTGCCGCTCAAGGCCCTGCTGCTGGCGGGCGAGGTGCTGCGGCCTGATGTGATCCGCAAATTTTACGCCATCCCCGGCAACGAGGGCGTGGTGCTGTTCAATGTGTACGGCCCCACGGAATGCACGGTGGACAGCAGCGCCTTTCGCATAGATATGGGCAACCATCAGGATTTTACCGCCTATCCCATAGGCAAACCGCTTGAAGGCGTGCGCATCTGCGCGATGGACAAAAATTGTCAGGAGTTGCCTGATTCCGTTACTGGCGAACTGTGGATTTTTGGCGATGGCGTGTCGCGCGGCTACCTGAATAACGCCAGCCCCGGTGCGTTTGTGGAAAAAGACGGCCAGCCCTGCTACCGCACGGGGGACAACGGCTATGTGCAGAACGGCCTTGTTTTTTACCGTGGGCGTGAAGACCAGCAGGTGAAGATACGTGGCAACCGGGTGGAGCTTGGCGAGGTGGAAAAAGCCGTGGCGGGCTTTCCGGGCGTGCGGCAGGTGGCGGTGGTGGCGGATACCTTCCGCGCCGGGGAGGAAAAAAACCTCGCCGTCTACGTGGTGGGCCATGTGGATATGGGCGTGCTGCGGGGGTATCTTGAACAACATTTGCCGCCGTACTGCGTGCCCGCCTATTTTGTCCCCATGATGGAACTGCCGCTTTCGCTCAATCGCAAGATAGACAAAAAGGCTTTGCCGTCACCCCTGGGAGGAGTGGAAATTCAGCGCGGGCGCATGCCTACCGGGCCGTTAGAAGAAAAACTGGCCGGGATATGGAAGCGCCTGCTGGGATTTGAAATCACCGATGCCGATGCTGGATTTTTCAATTTGGGCGGTCACAGCATTCTTTCCATCAGGCTTATTGCCATGATTGAAAAGGAAATGGGCGTGCATGTGGCTGTGAATGAGCTGGTCACGCATTCAACTATTGCGCAGTTAGCGGCCCTGCTGGCCGGAAAGACCGAAAAGCGTGAAAGCCCTGTTATCCAGTTGCAACACTGCGAGGGCGGCAAGAATCTTGTGCTGTTTCATCCTGTTGGAGGCAGTGTGTTCTGCTACAGCGACCTTGCGCGCCTGCTTGGCGGCAAATATTCGGTCTACGCTGTTGAGGCGGCTGGCTTCAGCCAGAGGCGCACGTCGCTTACCACAGAGCTGCATACGGTTGAAAGTCTGGCGGAGTATTATCTGGACGAAATACTCAAGGTCGAGAGCCGCGATATCATCTGGGGCGGCTGGAGTTTTGGCGGTCTGCTGGCCTATGAATGCTCCCGGCGGTATGCGGCGCTGGGCAACCGCAGCGAGCCTGTCATTATTCTTGATACCGTGGCCGATAATACCCGCGCAAAACAGATGGCGGCCAAGGATGATATTGAACTGCTGCAGCTTATTTTGCAGGACGGCATGGCCTTTGACCCCGTAAAGCTGCGCGCCATGCCGCGCGAGCAGCAACTGGGCTACCTTGTGGAATGCGGGGAGAAAAGCGGATTGCTGCCTGCCGGGTTCAGCGCCGTGCAGATGGACAACCTGCTGCTGACCTATCGCGGCAACACCCTGGCCGCTGCGCGTTATGAGCGGCCAAGCCCCTCCGACTGCAAGCTGCTGCTGGTGCGCGCGCTGGATTTTGCAAGCAACCCGCAGATAATAATGAATGATGACTACCAGGGCTGGGGCCGCTTTTTGAAAAAGGAAAACATCACGTTGCGCTGGACGCAAGGCACCCACGAATCCATGCTTTCTGCTGGCCTCGCCGCAAACGTGGCACAGCTCATTCTGGAGTATCTTGAAGGCGAAGGGTAGTCGAAAATATTGCCTATAAAAAGTCTAGATATGCTCTTGGAGTATTTCTTAACAATGTTGTAAAACTATTGTCGGTAAAAAGTGAGAGCTATTTCTATTTAGAGAGGGTGTGATGCCTGTCTTACAAACTACTTTTGCACGGAATTTGCCCTCAGAATTATCTTTTCAGGTTCGGTGAAATTTTTTTTCATTTTCCCCTAAAGTTTTTGCTTGAATTTTATGTTCCGGAATGAAACAGTCGTCCTTACGCTCGCAAGGCTGTTTTTTTCCGGTATTTTTTTTGTTTTGCCACCCACAGGTGTGGATGGTGTGTGGCAGACCGCCAACGTTGCCCCTTGAGCACCAAATGCCTGTTGAGGCAACCGCCTGTCAGGCCAGCAGAAATATACCGATGCATTTTGCGCGCATCTGTTTTTGTAAGTGCATATTGGGGGCTTGCCTTGCTGGTACACGTGCGGTGTTGAAGTGACGCTTGTATGTGGTGATGCGTAATTGTAATTGTTTATTCTCGCGCGGCAGTATTCATGTAATCGTTTTATATACGTTGTGGGGCTTGTATTTTATTTTACATCGAGGCTCCTATTTTTGTTCAGTTCTTTTGTCCAGGCGTTGCGGAACAGTGCATTGAGGGGGGTGACCTCGTGTTGATACCTTCTTGTTGCCAATAAATTAATATCTACTTTTATATCAGACTGCGTCGAATTTAAGGTTCATTTGGTATTAGTTATCAAGAATTACGCACTATTGTCTTTGATCTGGGTTTTCGTATAAGACAGGCTTTGGGTTCAGGCATCTGCCTGGGCAAGTTGTGTTACCGTGTGCAGGGGCAGTGCAAACCCTAGCTCAGGATTTTGCCATGCAATCTCAAAAAGAGTCCAGGCTGTTTTTGCAAAAGCTTTTGCAAAATCCGCCCGCGCTGCCGTTTGAACCCAAACTGCTTCCCCTGCTGTTTGCGGTTACCCAGGAAGGCTCCAATGCCTCGGTGCGATCGGTCGTTGCACTGATTGAAAAAAGCCCACGGCTCGCAACACGTGTGCTCACAGTGGCCAATTCGGCTGCATATGGGCTTGAATTCAAGGTTTCTACCCTGCAAAGAGCCATCAGCATCATGGGCCTGCGCGAAGTGCGTCTGCTTGTGCTTATGGTCGGCATGTCGTCGTTTATACGGGAGGCCCAGCTCCCCAAGGCGTTTGATACGGGCGCATTCTGGAGCCACCTGCTTTCTGTGGCAACCATTGCCAGAACTCTGGCGGATGTTCTTGGTGGAGATACCGGCGTATGCGGAACCTCTGCCTGCGCTGGCGAGCGCCTGGTCATGGTGCCGGACGAGGCATACATAGCTGGATTGCTCCATGATGTGGGCAAGATTTTTTTTGCTGCCGCTCGGCCAGACCTCTGGGAAAGGACGGCAGAAATGGAACAGACCGAAAATTGCGGCAGTTCCGAGGCTGAAACCGCGCAGCTTGGCATGGACCACGGACTCATTGGTGCGGCAGTGATGCACCAGTGGAAGCTGCCTCTGGTGCTTACCGAACCCATAAACCTGCACCATTCACCCGAACTTGCCACAACCTATAAAATGGAGGCGCGCCTGCTTGCTGCGGCCAACGCCCTGGCCCATTGCAGCCATGATGCGCCCATGCTGAGGAGCAAGGCAGGCGAACACCTGCCCGATGGGTGTGATCTTGATGCCGTGAGCGCTGCGGTGCTTGAAAGTATGGTCAGAATACAGGAAGCCGGTTTTGCTGAGCTTGATGCATAGCCCGTGCGTGGGCCTGATGCCGCATTTGCTTTTTTCAACTTTTCTTGAGGCTCACACTTGAGGCGCGCACATGGATATTGAAACCGGCCTTGATAATCTGCTGCGCGGGCAATTTGACGCTGCGTTGGCCGAATTTGAAGGCTGCGGGCAGCAGCCCACAGCAGAGAAACTGTGCGAGCTCACGCGGGCCTGCGCTGATCTTTCTGCCTATGCGGCGGCACTGGCAGAGGGGGATCTGTCTGTGCGCCCGCCCAAATCCTGCCGTCACTTTTCCACGCACCTTGAAAGCCTGCACGCCAAGCTCAAACGTCTGGCCCGGCAACTGCTCATATTCAGCGCAGGCTACCCCATGCCTGCGGTTGACGATATGGGCGACCTCTCTGACGGGCTGACCTTTCTTATCAATCAGGCGCAGACCTGCAAAAAGCAGGTCGAGCACGACCAGAATCACGATGTTGAAACCGGCCTCATGAACCGCCGGGCCTTTGTGCGCGGCGTGCGCGAAGCCTTGCAGATGCAGCCCGGCAAATTTGGCGTACTGCTTTCGTGCGGTCTGGATAATCTCAAGTACGTAAATGAGTCGCATGGGTACGATGGGGGCGATCTGTACATAAGCAAGGTGGTTGAAGCCTTGCAGATGTGCGAAAATGACGCAGTGCTTCTGGCCCGCACGGCAGGCAGCGAATTTGCAGTGTTTGCCCACGGTTTTGATAATGAAGAAAGCGCCTTGCGCTTTGCGCAGGATAACCGCAAAACCCTGCTGAACACCACCATTGAACTGCCCAATGAGGTTGTGCGCATACGCGCTTCGCTCGGGGTGGCCGTGTATCCCAGCGACGCCATGACCGGCGATGTGCTCATGAATTATGCCAGCCACGCCATGTTTGAAGTGCAGAACTTCAATCGCGGTACGCTCATGCGGTTCAATCCTGAAGTTTACCGGGCCAAGGCCAATATCTTGAGCCGTCAGGAACGTCTGGACGAATTGCTTGAAGGCCAGTTGATCCGCTTTGCCTTTCAGCCCATTGTGAGCCTGAAAGATGGCTCCATCTACGGCTATGAGGCGCTCATGCGCTCCACAACCCCGCATTTTGCCTCGCCTCTTGATGTGCTGCAGCTGGCAGAGGCGCAGTCAAAACTGCCTCAGCTGGAGCATATGACCTTCAGGATGATTTTTGACTGGATGGGCAAGAACCTCCCTTCGCTCGGTGCCAGAAAGATATTTTTCAACGCCATTTCCGCGCAGTATCTGGATGCTCGGGAGCTGCGCAATCTGCACCCGCGCTATGAAGACATAAGCCGCAACATGGTGTTTGAAATCATAGAAACCGCCAGCAGCGAGGAAGGCCTTGCCCAAAAGGTGCGCGAACTGCGCGCGGAGCTGGCGGCCTTTATCGCCATTGACGATTTTGGCTGCGCCCACTCAAATGCGCTGCGGCTTTTGAATATTTCGCCCGAGATTCTCAAGATCGACAGCTTTTTTATCCGCGCCATCCACAAGGCGCCCGCATCCAAGAGGGAATTTCTTTCAAATATTCTTGTATATTGCCGCTCAAAGGGCATTCTCACCGTGGCGGAGGGTGTGGAAACCCACGAGGAACTTGCCAGCGTTGTTGCCCTGGGTTTTGATCTGGCGCAGGGCTTTTATCTGGCAAGGCCGGAATTCGTCCTGCAAGAGCTTGCACCAAGCCAGATTGAAGAGATCACCGCGCTCAAGTGCGCAGTCTGACTCAGTTTTTTCTTCCCCTTCCTTTTCTCTTCTCCATTTTCCCGTTTCCTGCCTGTGCAGCCTGCAAACTGACTACCCCCCGTCCATTCTCATTCCTTTCATTCCGTTATGCCCAAAAGGCGTGGGATATCCCAGTCTTCCGTCTCTTTGAATGAAAGCGCGCGGCTCACGCAAATCTTGCTTGCCGCCAACAGGTCAACTCTGTCTTCCATGTAGGCTACGCCTCTGAATTTTCTGACAATGATCACTGTTGGCCGGGTTGGAAAATCGGGGTTGCTGCTGCTTATGAGGCCCATGCGCCCGTCTGAAAGTTTGACCGCCGTTCCTAGCGGGAAGACCCCCATCATTTTTATGAAAGAATCCGCAAAGCCGCGCGGCCATGCCGTTCCGTTCATTTTGTACATGATTGCCAGCGCATGACTGGGGCAAAGCGCCTCTTTATATACGCGCCTGGATGAAAGCGCGTCATATACATCGCAAATAGAGATGATACGCCCAAAAAGACCGATGGCTGAGCCTTTGAGCCCGTGGGGATACCCCAGGCCATCGTGCATCTCGTGGTGCTGGCCTGTGCCCTCCAGAATTTCTGGTGCGATATTGGGTATCTTGCGCAAGGCGTCATAGCCGAGCAGCACGTGCGACCGCATGACGGCAAATTCGGACGGGGAAAGCGCGCGCGGCGCGTTAAGAATCTCTCTTGGTACGAGCGCCTTGCCGTAATCATGAAACAGCCCGGCCATACCGGCTAGTTGCTGCTGATGATCTGTAAGGCCCAGATGCCGGGCAAAGGCTACGGCAAAAATGGCCACGTTGACGCTGTGCCTGTATGTGTATTCGTCACGCCCTTTCAGGTTGGCAAGGGTCAGCATGGCGTTGGCATTACACTTGAGAGCAAGAATGATGGACTTAATGCAGGGTTCGGCCCCTGCAATCTCTGCACTGCCGCACTCACCGGAAGACATGGCGGCTTTTACATGAGCGTAGGCGGCAGCGTGCGCTCTTTGTGCCTGTGCAAGGTTGCGTGAGAACAAACGCGGCAGCGCACAGCCCGGTTCATACGCAGGAACGGCGCGCTCCGGATCGTGAATTACTTCGGTAAAGCCCTGCTGGATGATCCCGTCAATCTCTGCCTGATCGGCCACAAGACCCTCGCTCATGTAGAGCAGCGGGGCATTGATCCAGGAGATGCCCGGATTGAGTACGTACATTCCCGGCTTCAGGTGTGCTATAGGTATCCGTTCCACAGGCATGTAGGTGGATCCTTTGGCAGGTATTTGCGTTGATTTTCACTACAATAATATAACACTGCAAAATTTTAGGAGTAAAGGGATAAAACGCGCCGTTTTTGCAACTGACTGATTGGATTGTTCAAAATTTCTTTTCGCGCCAATTCTCGATTTGATTGGTAGTACCGTACCAATGTGAAATTAATATTTTATCACTCTTGTATAAAAAATGTGATTTCCAATATGCTGAAATTATAAATAAAAAAAATTGAGTGTGCACTCAAGTTATAAAAACTACAATTAAATTAGGGTTTAAAGAAAGTGTGTGAAAACAGGAACCTGGCTGGAAATTAAAAAAAAACTGTGCTAGCGACAATGCTTCCTAATTAAATTACCAGACAAGATTAGTACAGTTGCTGTGGCTTGGAAATGTTTGCAACGGCACATCTGAAGTGGTTTTCACTTCAGGCTGATTTTAGGATTGGCGAGATGTGCCTCAGACAGATGACAATATCCCTTACTCGCACGAGAGAAGCACTATGGGCAGTATGCAGTTGGTTCAGAGTGTATGCGGAATGTGCACCGCAAGGTGTCCAATTTCTGTAGAAGTAAAAGATGGTTCAGTGGGTATGATTTACGGCAACCCGCACAGTCCCCTCAAGGGGGC
This region includes:
- a CDS encoding alpha/beta fold hydrolase codes for the protein MMKLSDFSFATPEKKSARPESASISCSGPHTASATQAGGEFASLEHLFRSIADARPEAEALTGGGPGLTFRELDVLSERIARFILAQGYGHEAVVGVLCARGAVYLAAALGVMRAGAVYLPVEREQPQGRKEAMLRPASLIIADSACLREAEYFHYRNPGIRHVLCLDAQEYDDAAEKGTGLVSTEYWEQVAQAGSDMGWKSDFDSAPCPQSELAAMAAAVLEKCGLAHKAEAPSAEDSRAGCKVLDVGSGSGCVAQALAKAVQEYAAVDLARNELSRLASFDAAARVTPYRMEAADIHFLEGQAFDVVVMNGVVENFPGYNYLRRVLHHAVEMLTPDGLVFVGAVRDLDCRDDLRAALQAHALATGDQSGLLRLDASAELFVPRQFFTEWAARCPVPVQVTFSPCVLGKDREQSRADGGEQHGAQAFRYDVVIRPGGSRPQVTLSRFGAQYLPPAGGQALPPCEPSQAAYIVYTSGSTGTPKGVVVEHCNLMHILRALRPYAAGCERVGLVAPLSFDASVQQLAVSVFSGKSLHVLSDEERKNPSLFCACARERGLDLCDMTPAFFNVLTDWLAEQRQPLPLKALLLAGEVLRPDVIRKFYAIPGNEGVVLFNVYGPTECTVDSSAFRIDMGNHQDFTAYPIGKPLEGVRICAMDKNCQELPDSVTGELWIFGDGVSRGYLNNASPGAFVEKDGQPCYRTGDNGYVQNGLVFYRGREDQQVKIRGNRVELGEVEKAVAGFPGVRQVAVVADTFRAGEEKNLAVYVVGHVDMGVLRGYLEQHLPPYCVPAYFVPMMELPLSLNRKIDKKALPSPLGGVEIQRGRMPTGPLEEKLAGIWKRLLGFEITDADAGFFNLGGHSILSIRLIAMIEKEMGVHVAVNELVTHSTIAQLAALLAGKTEKRESPVIQLQHCEGGKNLVLFHPVGGSVFCYSDLARLLGGKYSVYAVEAAGFSQRRTSLTTELHTVESLAEYYLDEILKVESRDIIWGGWSFGGLLAYECSRRYAALGNRSEPVIILDTVADNTRAKQMAAKDDIELLQLILQDGMAFDPVKLRAMPREQQLGYLVECGEKSGLLPAGFSAVQMDNLLLTYRGNTLAAARYERPSPSDCKLLLVRALDFASNPQIIMNDDYQGWGRFLKKENITLRWTQGTHESMLSAGLAANVAQLILEYLEGEG
- a CDS encoding HDOD domain-containing protein, which gives rise to MQSQKESRLFLQKLLQNPPALPFEPKLLPLLFAVTQEGSNASVRSVVALIEKSPRLATRVLTVANSAAYGLEFKVSTLQRAISIMGLREVRLLVLMVGMSSFIREAQLPKAFDTGAFWSHLLSVATIARTLADVLGGDTGVCGTSACAGERLVMVPDEAYIAGLLHDVGKIFFAAARPDLWERTAEMEQTENCGSSEAETAQLGMDHGLIGAAVMHQWKLPLVLTEPINLHHSPELATTYKMEARLLAAANALAHCSHDAPMLRSKAGEHLPDGCDLDAVSAAVLESMVRIQEAGFAELDA
- a CDS encoding GGDEF domain-containing protein, with product MDIETGLDNLLRGQFDAALAEFEGCGQQPTAEKLCELTRACADLSAYAAALAEGDLSVRPPKSCRHFSTHLESLHAKLKRLARQLLIFSAGYPMPAVDDMGDLSDGLTFLINQAQTCKKQVEHDQNHDVETGLMNRRAFVRGVREALQMQPGKFGVLLSCGLDNLKYVNESHGYDGGDLYISKVVEALQMCENDAVLLARTAGSEFAVFAHGFDNEESALRFAQDNRKTLLNTTIELPNEVVRIRASLGVAVYPSDAMTGDVLMNYASHAMFEVQNFNRGTLMRFNPEVYRAKANILSRQERLDELLEGQLIRFAFQPIVSLKDGSIYGYEALMRSTTPHFASPLDVLQLAEAQSKLPQLEHMTFRMIFDWMGKNLPSLGARKIFFNAISAQYLDARELRNLHPRYEDISRNMVFEIIETASSEEGLAQKVRELRAELAAFIAIDDFGCAHSNALRLLNISPEILKIDSFFIRAIHKAPASKREFLSNILVYCRSKGILTVAEGVETHEELASVVALGFDLAQGFYLARPEFVLQELAPSQIEEITALKCAV
- a CDS encoding HD-GYP domain-containing protein → MPVERIPIAHLKPGMYVLNPGISWINAPLLYMSEGLVADQAEIDGIIQQGFTEVIHDPERAVPAYEPGCALPRLFSRNLAQAQRAHAAAYAHVKAAMSSGECGSAEIAGAEPCIKSIILALKCNANAMLTLANLKGRDEYTYRHSVNVAIFAVAFARHLGLTDHQQQLAGMAGLFHDYGKALVPREILNAPRALSPSEFAVMRSHVLLGYDALRKIPNIAPEILEGTGQHHEMHDGLGYPHGLKGSAIGLFGRIISICDVYDALSSRRVYKEALCPSHALAIMYKMNGTAWPRGFADSFIKMMGVFPLGTAVKLSDGRMGLISSSNPDFPTRPTVIIVRKFRGVAYMEDRVDLLAASKICVSRALSFKETEDWDIPRLLGITE